A stretch of DNA from bacterium:
GATTGTTGAAATATCAAGAAATGGGGGACTGACTTGGGAACAAATTACCCCTATTGGTGGCTATCCTTACACAATTGCGAATAATCCTCAAAGTCCTTTCCCCGGTGGAACACCATGCTACTCAGGGAGCAGAGACTGGACTCTTGCTCAGTTTGACCTTACTGGATATACCGGTGTAGTCAGTTTTAGGTGGCGGTTTGGCACTGATGGGTCTATAACTGAAGAAGGTTGGTACATTGACGATATTTATGTTGGTTCAATAGGAGTAGAATTAAGTGAACATATACCTACAAGTTTTGCTCTCTCACAGAATAGACCAAACCCATTCAATAAGTCATCAATTATTAGTTATCAGTTACCAGTTAAATGTTATGTAAGCTTAAAGATTTACGACTGTGCAGGTAGGCTTATTAGAAGTCTTGTTAATGAGGAGAAGAAGCCAGGTTATTATTCAATAAAATGGGATGGTAAAGATTCTTCTGGCAATAGGTTGGCTGCTGGAATTTACTTCTATAGATTTGAAAGTGATAAGTTTAATAAAATTAGGAAATTAATTTTGGTAAAGTAAAACTTCCTTCCCGATGGTAGGCAGGTATTATTAAAATAACTCTTTTAATAAACTACCAACTTTAGCTGGTTCTTCTGCTACTTTTACATTAGCTTGGTTAAATGCGAGTATTTTTTCAGCCGCTGTCCCACTACCACCTGATATAATTGCACCTGCATGTCCCATC
This window harbors:
- a CDS encoding FlgD immunoglobulin-like domain containing protein, which gives rise to IVEISRNGGLTWEQITPIGGYPYTIANNPQSPFPGGTPCYSGSRDWTLAQFDLTGYTGVVSFRWRFGTDGSITEEGWYIDDIYVGSIGVELSEHIPTSFALSQNRPNPFNKSSIISYQLPVKCYVSLKIYDCAGRLIRSLVNEEKKPGYYSIKWDGKDSSGNRLAAGIYFYRFESDKFNKIRKLILVK